One Phoenix dactylifera cultivar Barhee BC4 chromosome 14, palm_55x_up_171113_PBpolish2nd_filt_p, whole genome shotgun sequence DNA window includes the following coding sequences:
- the LOC103704802 gene encoding cullin-associated NEDD8-dissociated protein 1-like produces the protein MANMNINNMLEKMTGKDKDYRYMATSDLLNELNKEGFKADPDLEVKLSNIVLQQLEDASGDVSGLAVKCLAPLVKKVSEERILDMTNKLCDKLLKGKDQHRDIASIAMKTIVSEVTTTSLAQRILVSLVPQLIKGITSSGKSTEIKCECLDILCDVLHRFGNLMTKDHEELLAALLSQLCSNQASVRKKSISCIASLASSLSDDLLTKATFEVVQLLKNKSIKPEITRTNIQTIGALSRSVGYRFGPYLGGTVPLLIDYCTSASETEEELREYSLQALESFLLRCPRDISSYCDDILNLTLEYICYDPNFTDSMEEDTDDEGHEEEEDDESGNEYTDDEDVSWKVRRAAAKCLAALIVSRPEMLSKMYLEACPKLIERFREREENVKMDVFNTFIELLRQTGNVAKGQMDIDESSPRWLLKHEVPKIVKSVNRQLREKSIKTKVGAFSVLKELVVVLPDCLADHIGSLVSGIEKALNDKTSNSNLKIEALFLTKLVMASHSPSVFHPYIQALSSPVLSAVGERYYKVTAESLRVCGELVRVLRPNFETCTLDFRPYVSPIYNAILTRLANQDQDQEVKECAISCMSLVISTFGDNLQLELPACLPILVDRMGNEITRLTAVKAFAVIANSPLRIDLSCVLEQLVSELTTFLRKANRALRQATLGTLNSLVLAYGDQIGSSAYEIIISELSTLISDTDLHMTALALELCCTMMTDRKSSQNVSLTVRDKVLPQALILIRSSLLQGQALQTLQRFFASLVHSANTSFETLLDSLLSSAKLSPQSGGLAKQALYSVAQCVAVLCLAAGDQKCACTVEMLKGILKDGGGGTNTAKQHLALLCLGEIGRRKDLSMHVHIENIVIESFQSPFEEIKSAASYALGNIAVGNLSKYLPFILDQIDHRQKKQYLLLHSLKEVIARQSVDRAGHGELQDTYIEKILSLLFNHCESEEEGVRNVVAECLGKIALIEPGKLIPALKDRTASPTAFTRATVVIAVKYSIVERPEKVDEILYPEISSFLMLIKDNDRHVRRAAVLALSTAAHNKPNLIKGLLHELLHLLYDQTVVKQELIRTVDLGPFKHVVDDGLEIRKAAFECVDTLLDSCLDQMNPSSFIVPYLISGLTDHYDVKMPCHLILSKLADKCPSAVLAVLDSLVDPLNKTINHKPKADAVKQEVDRNEDMIRSALRAIASLSRISGGDCSLKFKKLMDDIMKSAPLAEKYNSVRSE, from the exons atGGCGAATATGAATATAAACAACATGTTGGAAAAG ATGACAGGCAAGGATAAAGATTATAGATATATGGCAACCTCAGATTTGCTTAATGAGTTGAACAAGGAAGGGTTTAAAGCTGATCCCGATCTGGAAGTGAAATTGTCAAATATTGTCCTTCAACAGCTTGAAGATGCATCTGGGGATGTTTCTGGTTTAGCTGTGAAATG CCTGGCTCCACTTGTTAAGAAGGTCAGCGAGGAGAGAATACTGGACATGACAAACAAGCTCTGTGACAAATTGTTAAAGGGAAAGGACCAGCACCGTGATATTGCTAGTATAGCTATGAAGACAATAGTTTCAGAAGTTACTACAACATCTCTTGCTCAACGCATTCTAGTTTCTCTTGTCCCCCAATTAATAAAGGGCATAACTAGTTCT GGGAAGAGTACTGAAATCAAATGTGAGTGTCTTGATATATTATGTGATGTGCTCCATAGATTTGGCAATTTGATGACAAAAGATCATGAGGAATTGCTTGCTGCACTTCTATCCCAGTTGTGTTCCAATCAAGCCAGCGTCAGAAAGAAGTCAATTTCGTGCATAG CATCTCTTGCTTCAAGTTTGTCGGATGATTTACTTACGAAGGCGACTTTTGAAGTTGTACAACTGCTGAAGAATAAGAGTATAAAACCTGAAATAACCCGGACAAACATTCAGACGATTGGAGCTTTAAG TCGTTCTGTTGGATATCGATTTGGGCCTTACCTTGGTGGAACTGTTCCATTGCTTATTGATTACTGCACAAGTGCATCAGAAACCGAAGAAGAACTTCGTGAATATAGTCTGCAG GCACTGGAAAGTTTCCTACTTAGATGTCCAAGGGATATATCGTCATATTGTGATGACATTCTAAATCTTACTTTAGAGTATATATGTTATGATCCGAATTTCACAGATAGCATGGAGGAGGACACTGATGATGAAGGCCatgaggaggaggaagatga TGAAAGTGGAAATGAGTATACTGATGATGAGGATGTAAGCTGGAAAGTTCGAAGAGCCGCTGCAAAGTGCTTAGCTGCTCTCATTGTTTCACGACCAGAGATGCTCTCAAAAATGTATTTGGAG GCATGCCCAAAGTTGATAGAGAGGTTTCGAGAAAGGGAGGAGAATGTAAAG atGGATGTATTTAATACATTCATTGAGTTGTTACGCCAAACTGGAAATGTGGCAAAGGGACAGATGGATATCGACGAGTCAAG TCCACGATGGTTATTAAAACATGAAGTGCCAAAAATTGTCAAATCTGTTAATCGGCAGCTACGTGAAAAATCTATCAAAACGAAG GTCGGGGCATTCTCAGTATTAAAAGAACTCGTTGTTGTCTTACCAGACTGCCTTGCTGATCATATTGGTTCGCTTGTTTCTGGGATTGAAAAGGCTTTGAAT GATAAAACCTCTAACTCAAATTTGAAGATCGAAGCCCTTTTTTTAACCAAATTAGTGATGGCATCACATTCTCCTTCTGTTTTCCACCCATACATCCAG GCTCTTTCAAGTCCAGTATTATCTGCTGTTGGTGAGAGATATTATAAGGTCACTGCTGAATCTTTACGGGTCTGTGGAGAGCTTGTCCGTGTTCTTCGCCCAAATTTCGAG ACATGTACTCTGGATTTCCGACCTTATGTCAGTCCGATTTACAATGCTATTTTGACACGCTTAGCAAATCAGGATCAAGATCAG GAGGTCAAGGAATGTGCTATATCTTGTATGAGCCTCGTAATTTCAACTTTTGGTGATAACCTTCAGCTTGAACTACCTGCTTGTCTTCCCATACTTGTTGATCGGATGGGTAACGAGATAACACGACTCACTGCTGTGAAG GCATTTGCAGTAATTGCTAACTCACCTCTTCGGATTGATCTCTCATGTGTCTTGGAGCAATTAGTTTCAGAATTAACAACTTTCCTGCGGAAG GCTAACAGAGCATTGAGGCAGGCAACTCTTGGGACACTGAACTCCCTAGTTTTGGCTTACGGCGATCAAATTGGATCATCTGCTTATGAAATTATAATTTCCGAACTTTCTACCCTTATAAG TGATACAGACCTTCATATGACTGCACTTGCTTTGGAACTCTGCTGTACAATGATGACTGATCGAAAATCCAGCCAAAACGTCAGTCTGACTGTTAGAGATAAAGTCCTTCCGCAAGCGCTCATATTAATTAGAAGCTCTTTATTGCAGGGTCAAGCTCTACAA ACATTGCAGAGATTCTTTGCTTCATTAGTTCAttcagcaaatacaagctttgAGACATTATTGGATTCTCTTCTTTCAAGTGCTAAACTGTCACCTCAGTCGGGTGGGCTTGCTAAACAGGCTCTATATTCAGTTGCACAGTGTGTCGCTGTACTTTGCCTAGCAGCAGGTGATCAGAAATGTGCATGTACAGTAGAAATGCTTAAAGGCATTTTGAaagatggtggtggtggtactAATACT GCTAAACAACACTTGGCCTTGCTATGTCTTGGAGAAATTGGACGAAGAAAAGATCTTAGCATGCATGTACACATTGAGAATATTGTTATCGAGTCCTTCCAGTCACCTTTTGAGGAGATAAAATCTGCAGCATCTTATGCTCTTGGAAACATAGCTGTGGGCAATCTGTCCAAGTACTTGCCATTCATTTTGGATCAAATAGATCATCGGCAGAAGAAACAGTACCTTTTGCTTCATTCATTGAAAGAG GTTATTGCAAGACAGTCCGTTGATAGAGCTGGCCATGGCGAACTCCAGGATACATATATTGAGAAGATACTAAGCTTACTTTTCAATCAttgtgaaagtgaagaagaggGGGTTCGCAATGTAGTTGCGGAGTGTTTGGGTAAAATTGCACTCATTGAACCTGGGAAGCTCATTCCTGCACTCAAG GACCGTACGGCAAGTCCAACTGCATTTACAAGAGCAACAGTTGTCATTGCTGTGAAATATTCCATTGTTGAACGGCCTGAAAAAGTAGATGAAATTCTATACCCTGAGATTTCCTCATTCCTGATGCTAATTAAAGATAATGACAGG CATGTTAGACGTGCAGCTGTCCTGGCTTTGAGTACAGCTGCTCATAATAAACCAAATCTAATCAAGGGGCTTCTTCATGAATTATTGCATCTTCTTTATGATCAGACAGTTGTTAAG CAAGAATTGATCAGGACAGTTGATCTTGGACCTTTCAAGCATGTTGTAGATGATGGTCTGGAGATTAGAAAAGCGGCTTTTGAATGTGTTGACACATTGCTGGATAGTTGTCTTGATCAAATGAACCCGTCATCTTTTATAGTTCCTTACCTTATATCTGGTTTGACTG ATCATTATGATGTCAAGATGCCTTGCCATCTTATTCTCTCAAAACTTGCAGACAAGTGTCCTTCTGCTGTCCTTGCAG TCTTGGACTCGTTGGTTGATCCTCTCAACAAAACTATTAATCACAAGCCAAAGGCTGATGCTGTGAAACAGGAAGTAGATCGTAATGAGGATATGATCCGAAGTGCCCTTCGAGCCATAGCTTCCTTGAGCCGAATAAG